Proteins found in one Muntiacus reevesi chromosome 2, mMunRee1.1, whole genome shotgun sequence genomic segment:
- the DNASE1 gene encoding deoxyribonuclease-1 isoform X4: MELLTADQSCRGLKAPAQRTGMPPWGPQRRGELEEDEGHQADRAAARPGGPAAAGPIPEDSSLQHPHLWGDQDVQRYTLQLHCAGMTQTTTTTWSVSRWAATATRSATSLCSEVKEFAIVPLHSAPSDAVAEINSLYDVYLDVRQKWDLNDIMLMGDFNADCSYVTSSQWSSIRLRTSSTFQWLIPDSADTTATSTNCAYDRIVVAGSLLQSSVVSGSAAPFDFQAAYGLSNEMALAISDHYPVEVTLT, encoded by the exons ATGGAGTTGCTCACAGCAGACCAGTCCTGCCGAGGACTCAAGGCACCTGCTCAAAGGACTGGAATGCCACCCTGGGGCCCACAACGCAGAGGGGAGCTTGAAGAG GATGAGGGGCACCAGGCTGACCGGGCTGCTGCTCGCCCTGGCGGGCCTGCTGCAGCTGGGCCTATCCCTGAAGATAGCAGCCTTCAACATCCGCACCTTTGGGGAGACCAAGATGTCCAACGCTACACTCTCCAGCTACATTGTGCGG GGATGACCCAAACAACTACCACTACGTGGTCAGTGAGCCGCTGGGCCGCAACAGCTACAAGGAGCGCTACCTCTTTGTGTTCAG AGGTCAAGGAGTTTGCCATTGTTCCCCTGCACTCGGCCCCATCGGACGCGGTGGCTGAGATTAACTCCCTCTACGACGTCTACCTGGATGTCCGGCAGAAGTGGGACTTGAAc GACATCATGTTGATGGGCGATTTCAACGCTGACTGCAGCTACGTGACCTCCTCGCAGTGGTCATCCATCCGCCTGCGCACGAGTTCTACCTTCCAGTGGCTGATTCCTGACAGTGCTGACACCACGGCTACGTCCACGAATTGCGCCTATGACCG GATCGTGGTCGCAGGGTCTCTGCTCCAGAGTTCTGTGGTTTCTGGCTCGGCTGCTCCCTTTGATTTCCAAGCTGCATATGGACTGAGCAACGAGATG GCCCTGGCCATCAGTGACCATTACCCGGTGGAGGTGACACTGACATAA
- the DNASE1 gene encoding deoxyribonuclease-1 isoform X1 codes for MGSGLRMRGTRLTGLLLALAGLLQLGLSLKIAAFNIRTFGETKMSNATLSSYIVRIVNRYDIVLIQEVRDSHLVAVGKLLDHLNQDDPNNYHYVVSEPLGRNSYKERYLFVFRPNKVSVLDTYQYDDGCESCGNDSFSREPAVVKFSSPSTKVKEFAIVPLHSAPSDAVAEINSLYDVYLDVRQKWDLNDIMLMGDFNADCSYVTSSQWSSIRLRTSSTFQWLIPDSADTTATSTNCAYDRIVVAGSLLQSSVVSGSAAPFDFQAAYGLSNEMALAISDHYPVEVTLT; via the exons ATGGGCTCAGGCTTAAG GATGAGGGGCACCAGGCTGACCGGGCTGCTGCTCGCCCTGGCGGGCCTGCTGCAGCTGGGCCTATCCCTGAAGATAGCAGCCTTCAACATCCGCACCTTTGGGGAGACCAAGATGTCCAACGCTACACTCTCCAGCTACATTGTGCGG ATCGTGAATCGTTATGACATCGTCCTCATCCAGGAGGTCAGAGACAGCCACCTGGTGGCCGTGGGGAAGCTGCTGGACCATCTCAACCA GGATGACCCAAACAACTACCACTACGTGGTCAGTGAGCCGCTGGGCCGCAACAGCTACAAGGAGCGCTACCTCTTTGTGTTCAG ACCCAACAAGGTGTCTGTGCTGGACACCTACCAGTACGATGATGGCTGCGAGTCCTGCGGGAACGACAGCTTCAGCCGGGAGCCTGCTGTGGTCAAGTTCTCATCCCCCTCCACCA AGGTCAAGGAGTTTGCCATTGTTCCCCTGCACTCGGCCCCATCGGACGCGGTGGCTGAGATTAACTCCCTCTACGACGTCTACCTGGATGTCCGGCAGAAGTGGGACTTGAAc GACATCATGTTGATGGGCGATTTCAACGCTGACTGCAGCTACGTGACCTCCTCGCAGTGGTCATCCATCCGCCTGCGCACGAGTTCTACCTTCCAGTGGCTGATTCCTGACAGTGCTGACACCACGGCTACGTCCACGAATTGCGCCTATGACCG GATCGTGGTCGCAGGGTCTCTGCTCCAGAGTTCTGTGGTTTCTGGCTCGGCTGCTCCCTTTGATTTCCAAGCTGCATATGGACTGAGCAACGAGATG GCCCTGGCCATCAGTGACCATTACCCGGTGGAGGTGACACTGACATAA
- the DNASE1 gene encoding deoxyribonuclease-1 isoform X2 codes for MKGFRMRGTRLTGLLLALAGLLQLGLSLKIAAFNIRTFGETKMSNATLSSYIVRIVNRYDIVLIQEVRDSHLVAVGKLLDHLNQDDPNNYHYVVSEPLGRNSYKERYLFVFRPNKVSVLDTYQYDDGCESCGNDSFSREPAVVKFSSPSTKVKEFAIVPLHSAPSDAVAEINSLYDVYLDVRQKWDLNDIMLMGDFNADCSYVTSSQWSSIRLRTSSTFQWLIPDSADTTATSTNCAYDRIVVAGSLLQSSVVSGSAAPFDFQAAYGLSNEMALAISDHYPVEVTLT; via the exons ATGAAAGGTTTCAG GATGAGGGGCACCAGGCTGACCGGGCTGCTGCTCGCCCTGGCGGGCCTGCTGCAGCTGGGCCTATCCCTGAAGATAGCAGCCTTCAACATCCGCACCTTTGGGGAGACCAAGATGTCCAACGCTACACTCTCCAGCTACATTGTGCGG ATCGTGAATCGTTATGACATCGTCCTCATCCAGGAGGTCAGAGACAGCCACCTGGTGGCCGTGGGGAAGCTGCTGGACCATCTCAACCA GGATGACCCAAACAACTACCACTACGTGGTCAGTGAGCCGCTGGGCCGCAACAGCTACAAGGAGCGCTACCTCTTTGTGTTCAG ACCCAACAAGGTGTCTGTGCTGGACACCTACCAGTACGATGATGGCTGCGAGTCCTGCGGGAACGACAGCTTCAGCCGGGAGCCTGCTGTGGTCAAGTTCTCATCCCCCTCCACCA AGGTCAAGGAGTTTGCCATTGTTCCCCTGCACTCGGCCCCATCGGACGCGGTGGCTGAGATTAACTCCCTCTACGACGTCTACCTGGATGTCCGGCAGAAGTGGGACTTGAAc GACATCATGTTGATGGGCGATTTCAACGCTGACTGCAGCTACGTGACCTCCTCGCAGTGGTCATCCATCCGCCTGCGCACGAGTTCTACCTTCCAGTGGCTGATTCCTGACAGTGCTGACACCACGGCTACGTCCACGAATTGCGCCTATGACCG GATCGTGGTCGCAGGGTCTCTGCTCCAGAGTTCTGTGGTTTCTGGCTCGGCTGCTCCCTTTGATTTCCAAGCTGCATATGGACTGAGCAACGAGATG GCCCTGGCCATCAGTGACCATTACCCGGTGGAGGTGACACTGACATAA
- the DNASE1 gene encoding deoxyribonuclease-1 isoform X3 translates to MRGTRLTGLLLALAGLLQLGLSLKIAAFNIRTFGETKMSNATLSSYIVRIVNRYDIVLIQEVRDSHLVAVGKLLDHLNQDDPNNYHYVVSEPLGRNSYKERYLFVFRPNKVSVLDTYQYDDGCESCGNDSFSREPAVVKFSSPSTKVKEFAIVPLHSAPSDAVAEINSLYDVYLDVRQKWDLNDIMLMGDFNADCSYVTSSQWSSIRLRTSSTFQWLIPDSADTTATSTNCAYDRIVVAGSLLQSSVVSGSAAPFDFQAAYGLSNEMALAISDHYPVEVTLT, encoded by the exons ATGAGGGGCACCAGGCTGACCGGGCTGCTGCTCGCCCTGGCGGGCCTGCTGCAGCTGGGCCTATCCCTGAAGATAGCAGCCTTCAACATCCGCACCTTTGGGGAGACCAAGATGTCCAACGCTACACTCTCCAGCTACATTGTGCGG ATCGTGAATCGTTATGACATCGTCCTCATCCAGGAGGTCAGAGACAGCCACCTGGTGGCCGTGGGGAAGCTGCTGGACCATCTCAACCA GGATGACCCAAACAACTACCACTACGTGGTCAGTGAGCCGCTGGGCCGCAACAGCTACAAGGAGCGCTACCTCTTTGTGTTCAG ACCCAACAAGGTGTCTGTGCTGGACACCTACCAGTACGATGATGGCTGCGAGTCCTGCGGGAACGACAGCTTCAGCCGGGAGCCTGCTGTGGTCAAGTTCTCATCCCCCTCCACCA AGGTCAAGGAGTTTGCCATTGTTCCCCTGCACTCGGCCCCATCGGACGCGGTGGCTGAGATTAACTCCCTCTACGACGTCTACCTGGATGTCCGGCAGAAGTGGGACTTGAAc GACATCATGTTGATGGGCGATTTCAACGCTGACTGCAGCTACGTGACCTCCTCGCAGTGGTCATCCATCCGCCTGCGCACGAGTTCTACCTTCCAGTGGCTGATTCCTGACAGTGCTGACACCACGGCTACGTCCACGAATTGCGCCTATGACCG GATCGTGGTCGCAGGGTCTCTGCTCCAGAGTTCTGTGGTTTCTGGCTCGGCTGCTCCCTTTGATTTCCAAGCTGCATATGGACTGAGCAACGAGATG GCCCTGGCCATCAGTGACCATTACCCGGTGGAGGTGACACTGACATAA
- the DNASE1 gene encoding deoxyribonuclease-1 isoform X5, whose translation MTSSSSRRSETATWWPWGSCWTISTSGDDPNNYHYVVSEPLGRNSYKERYLFVFRPNKVSVLDTYQYDDGCESCGNDSFSREPAVVKFSSPSTKVKEFAIVPLHSAPSDAVAEINSLYDVYLDVRQKWDLNDIMLMGDFNADCSYVTSSQWSSIRLRTSSTFQWLIPDSADTTATSTNCAYDRIVVAGSLLQSSVVSGSAAPFDFQAAYGLSNEMALAISDHYPVEVTLT comes from the exons ATGACATCGTCCTCATCCAGGAGGTCAGAGACAGCCACCTGGTGGCCGTGGGGAAGCTGCTGGACCATCTCAACCAGTGG GGATGACCCAAACAACTACCACTACGTGGTCAGTGAGCCGCTGGGCCGCAACAGCTACAAGGAGCGCTACCTCTTTGTGTTCAG ACCCAACAAGGTGTCTGTGCTGGACACCTACCAGTACGATGATGGCTGCGAGTCCTGCGGGAACGACAGCTTCAGCCGGGAGCCTGCTGTGGTCAAGTTCTCATCCCCCTCCACCA AGGTCAAGGAGTTTGCCATTGTTCCCCTGCACTCGGCCCCATCGGACGCGGTGGCTGAGATTAACTCCCTCTACGACGTCTACCTGGATGTCCGGCAGAAGTGGGACTTGAAc GACATCATGTTGATGGGCGATTTCAACGCTGACTGCAGCTACGTGACCTCCTCGCAGTGGTCATCCATCCGCCTGCGCACGAGTTCTACCTTCCAGTGGCTGATTCCTGACAGTGCTGACACCACGGCTACGTCCACGAATTGCGCCTATGACCG GATCGTGGTCGCAGGGTCTCTGCTCCAGAGTTCTGTGGTTTCTGGCTCGGCTGCTCCCTTTGATTTCCAAGCTGCATATGGACTGAGCAACGAGATG GCCCTGGCCATCAGTGACCATTACCCGGTGGAGGTGACACTGACATAA
- the TRAP1 gene encoding heat shock protein 75 kDa, mitochondrial, translating into MARELRTLLLWGRRLRAPALAAACGGKPVLCSWRPPAQSWGPRQSLASSFHVGRQFSSQAAEDQAEAGPLRSIISSSETVQGSATKHEFQAETKKLLDIVARSLYSEKEVFIRELISNASDALEKLRHKLVSEGQALPDMEIHLQTDADRGTITIQDTGVGMSREELVSNLGTIARSGSKAFLDALQSQAEAGGKIIGQFGVGFYSAFMVADRVEVYSCSVDPGSPGYRWLSDGSGVFEVAEASGVRTGTKIIIHLKADSREFASEARVRDVVTKYSNFVSFPLYLNGRRMNTLQAIWMMDPKDVGEGQHEEFYRYIAQAHDRPRYTLHYRTDAPLSIRSIFYVPDAKPSMFDVSRELGSSVSLYSRKVLIQTKATNILPAWLRFVRGVVDSEDIPLNLSRELLQESALIRKLQGVLQQRLIKFFIDQSKKDAEKYAKFFEDYGLFVREGIVTTAEQEVKEDIAKLLRYESSALPTGQLTSLPDYASRMQAGTRNIYYLCAPSRHLAEHSPYYEAMKRKNTEVLFCYEQFDELTLLHLREFDKKKLISVETDIVVDHYKEEKFEDSAPAGDRLSEKETEDLIAWIRNALGSRVTDVKVTLRLDTHPAMITVLEMGAARHFLRMRQLAKTQEERAQLLQPTLEINPRHVLIKKLSQLRDSEPDLAQLLADQIYENAMITAGLVDDPRPMVGRLNHLLVKALERH; encoded by the exons GAAAACCAGTTCTGTGTTCCTGGAGGCCCCCAGCTCAGTCCTGGGGTCCCAGGCAAAGCCTGGCCTCGAGCTTCCACGTGGGACGGCAGTTCAGCTCGCAGGCTGCTGAGGACCAGGCGGAGGCTGGGCCCCTGCGCTCGATCATCAGCAGCTCGGAGACTGTGCAGG GTTCTGCTACCAAACACGAGTTCCAGGCTGAGACAAAGAAGCTCCTAGACATTGTTGCCCGTTCCTTGTACTCAGAAAAAGAG GTGTTCATTCGCGAGCTCATCTCCAACGCAAGCGATGCCTTGGAAAAGCTGCGTCATAAGCTGGTGTCTGAAGGCCAAGCGCTGCCAGACATGGAGATTCACCTGCAGACTGACGCTGACAGAGGCACCATCACAATCCAG GACACCGGCGTCGGGATGAGCCGGGAGGAGCTGGTGTCCAATCTGGGAACCATCGCCAGGTCTGGGTCAAAG GCCTTTCTGGACGCACTGCAGAGCCAGGCGGAGGCTGGTGGCAAGATCATCGGCCAGTTCGGCGTGGGCTTCTACTCGGCCTTCATGGTGGCCGACAGGGTTGAGGTCTATTCTTGCTCAGTGGACCCAGGCAGCCCCGGGTACCGGTGGCTCTCGGATGG CTCTGGGGTGTTTGAAGTTGCCGAAGCCTCAGGAGTTAGAACCGGGACAAAAATCATCATCCACCTCAAGGCCGACAGCAGAGAGTTCGCCAGCGAGGCCCGGGTTCGAG ATGTGGTGACAAAGTACAGCAATTTTGTCAGCTTCCCTTTGTACCTGAACGGAAGGCGCATGAACACCCTGCAG GCGATCTGGATGATGGACCCCAAGGACGTGGGCGAGGGGCAGCACGAGGAGTTCTACCGCTACATTGCGCAGGCCCATGACAGGCCGCGCTACACCCTGCACTACAGGACGGACGCGCCGCTCAGCATCCGCAGCATCTTCTATGTGCCGGACGCG AAACCATCCATGTTTGACGTGAGCCGGGAGCTGGGCTCCAGCGTGTCACTGTACAGCCGCAAGGTCCTCATCCAGACCAAGGCCACCAACATCCTGCCCGCATGGCTGCGCTTCGTCCGGG GTGTGGTGGACAGTGAGGACATCCCCCTGAATCTCAGCCGGGAGCTGCTGCAGGAGAGCGCGCTCATCAG AAAACTCCAGGGCGTTCTGCAGCAGAGGCTGATAAAATTCTTCATTGACCAGAGTAAAAAAGATGCTGAGAAATATGCCAAGTTTTTTGAAGATTACGGCTTGTTCGTGAGGGAGGGAATTGTGACCACAGCTGAGCAGGAGGTCAAG GAGGACATCGCAAAGCTGCTGCGGTACGAGTCGTCAGCACTGCCCACTGGGCAGCTGACCAGCCTCCCGGACTATGCCAGCCGCATGCAGGCCGGCACCCGCAACATCTACTACCTGTGCGCCCCCAGCCGGCACCTGGCGGAGCACTCGCCCTACTACGAGGCCATGAAGCGGAAAAACACGGAG GTTCTCTTCTGCTACGAGCAGTTTGATGAGCTGACTTTGCTCCACCTGCGTGAGTTTGACAAGAAGAAGCTGATCTCTGTGGAGACAGACATTGTGGTCGACCACTACAAGGAGGAGAAGTTTGAGGACAGTGCCCCAG CTGGAGACCGCCTGTcagagaaggagacagaggaCCTGATCGCCTGGATAAGAAATGCGCTGGGGTCCCGCGTCACCGACGTGAAG GTGACTCTCCGGCTGGACACCCACCCTGCTATGATCACGGTGCTGGAGATGGGGGCCGCCCGGCACTTCCTGCGCATGCGCCAGCTGGCCAAGACCCAGGAGGAGCGCGCACAGCTGCTGCAGCCCACACTAGAGATCAACCCCAG GCACGTTCTCATCAAGAAGCTCAGTCAGCTGAGAGACAGTGAGCCTGACCTGGCTCAGCTGCTGGCGGATCAG ATCTATGAGAACGCCATGATCACAGCGGGACTTGTCGACGACCCTCGACCCATGGTTGGACGCCTGAACCACCTGCTTGTCAAAGCCCTGGAGCGACACTGA